The proteins below come from a single Eucalyptus grandis isolate ANBG69807.140 chromosome 3, ASM1654582v1, whole genome shotgun sequence genomic window:
- the LOC104437547 gene encoding UPF0481 protein At3g47200 has translation MALGDNENHQSPERVIEIKNCLDGGLAPDAKSPWTIGKVPGKWSRVHDSAFHGEMVDIGPFDIYYYRERSHIHRPSFHSDLPVGRDLKMRFLLRLLGGKLERRGRDGDVSRTTEGQRASDGCERDEHDDGGRMAMLLDHLAEAMQILEQKTRACYSESFDVLSSEEFAEMMVVDGCFVVELLRLYHQRFNPQSPGVATEYDPIFTNPWTLTALRRDLLLLENQLPFFVLEKLYELINKKNEIDHQHAVPLEVLAVTFFDPLLPQHNAASKLDTNKPKAHLLDVFRSTFLKSVSEKVLKKGKSEVESRLNPNGSMRGLVRHFASELQEAGMQFKKRKGHDLLDIEFDHNTLRVPQLSIDDNTISLLLNFVAYEMSVQHPEPFFTNYLMFWDSLINSPRDIQIFRKHGIINHLGSENEVAELFVKCRELIYDLDMGYLYNEIKEVNEYCEQYYKSKYSVWWRSLIRERFSSPWTCLSLFAAIILLLLTLLQTFYTVYAYYRPH, from the exons ATGGCTCTGGGCGATAACGAAAACCATCAATCTCCAGAGAGGGTCATCGAAATCAAGAATTGCCTCGACGGAGGGCTCGCTCCTGATGCGAAGAGTCCATGGACCATCGGTAAAGTCCCTGGGAAGTGGAGTCGTGTTCACGATTCCGCATTCCATGGAGAAATGGTAGATATCGGTCCCTTCGACATATATTATTATCGAGAGAGATCCCATATCCATCGACCCAGCTTCCATAGCGATCTCCCAGTCGGTAGAGATCTCAAGATGCGGTTTCTATTACGCCTTCTGGGAGGCAAGTTGGAGCGTAGGGGAAGGGACGGAGATGTGTCGAGGACAACCGAGGGGCAGAGAGCGTCCGATGGCTGCGAACGTGATGAACACGATGATGGCGGTCGGATGGCCATGCTTTTGGATCACCTTGCGGAAGCCATGCAGATATTGGAGCAAAAAACGAGGGCCTGCTACTCCGAGAGTTTTGATGTCCTAAGCAGCGAGGAATTCGCGGAGATGATGGTGGTCGATGGTTGCTTCGTGGTTGAACTATTGCGCCTTTACCACCAGCGTTTCAACCCCCAG TCACCTGGGGTGGCAACTGAGTACGATCCGATTTTCACCAACCCCTGGACTCTAACAGCCCTTCGACGCGACCTCCTACTGCTTGAGAACCAACTCCCTTTCTTCGTTCTTGAGAAACTGTACGAGCTAATCAACAAGAAGAACGAGATTGATCATCAACACGCTGTGCCGCTGGAAGTACTCGCAGTCACCTTCTTCGACCCGCTGTTACCCCAGCACAATGCTGCATCTAAGTTGGACACCAACAAACCCAAGGCTCATCTGCTCGATGTTTTCCGCTCTACCTTCCTCAAATCGGTGAGtgagaaagtcctcaagaaggGAAAGAGTGAAGTCGAGTCGCGGTTGAATCCCAATGGCAGTATGAGGGGCCTTGTCCGACACTTCGCATCGGAGCTCCAAGAGGCGGGCATGCAATTCAAGAAGCGGAAGGGTCACGACTTACTGGACATTGAGTTCGATCACAACACCCTACGGGTCCCTCAGTTGTCCATCGACGACAATaccatctctctccttttgaaTTTCGTTGCGTACGAAATGAGCGTCCAACACCCCGAGCCCTTCTTCACGAATTATCTAATGTTCTGGGACAGTTTGATCAATAGCCCCAGGGACATTCAGATCTTCCGCAAGCACGGGATCATCAATCACCTGGGAAGCGAAAACGAGGTGGCGGAACTGTTTGTGAAGTGTAGAGAGCTCATTTACGATCTCGATATGGGCTACTTGTACAACGAAATCAAGGAGGTGAATGAGTATTGCGAGCAGTACTACAAAAGCAAGTACAGCGTCTGGTGGAGAAGCCTCATCCGCGAACGTTTCAGTAGTCCGTGGAcatgcctctctctctttgctgcCATTATCCTCTTGCTGCTTACCCTCCTCCAGACGTTTTACACGGTGTACGCTTACTATCGGCCGCATTAA
- the LOC120292149 gene encoding RNA polymerase II C-terminal domain phosphatase-like 4 has protein sequence MMSLVTDSPVHSSSSDDFASYLDAQLGSGSTGTSGSSADDETDNESDHESERIKRLKAKKLEILEEPEGSTSREYSEQIVDSEQIICKKSSRLNVYPCQFLLFL, from the exons ATG ATGAGTCTTGTGACGGATTCACCAGTGCATTCATCTAGCAGCGATGACTTCGCATCCTACCTCGATGCACAGTTAGGTTCTGGTTCTACTGGTACATCTGGTTCATCGGCTGATGACGAAACTGACAACGAGAGTGATCATGAAAGCGAAAG GATAAAGAGGCTCAAGGCAAAGAAACTGGAAATTTTGGAGGAACCTGAGGGGTCAACTTCACGTGAATATTCAGAACAAAttgtagattcagaacaaatTATATGTAAGAAGTCCTCCAGACTAAATGTGTATCCATGTCAGTTTCTTTTATTCCTGTGA
- the LOC120285933 gene encoding UPF0481 protein At3g47200-like, with amino-acid sequence MATGDNDNHQSPEWVLKIKWYLDQGLAPDAKSTWTIGKVPEKWSCVRDSAFHGEMVDIGPLYIYNRQGFYSYSSFGSDLKMRFLFRLLGGKLERRGRDGDVSRTTEGQRASDGCERDEHDNGGWMVKAMLLDDLAEAMQILEQKTRACYSESFGDPSSEEFVEMMVVDGCFVVELLRLYHQRFNPQSPEVATEYDPIFTNPQTLTALRRDLLLLVNQLPFFILEKLYELINKKNEIDHQHAVPLEVLAVTFFDPLLPQHNAASKLDTNKPKAHLLDVFRSTFVKSVSEKVLKKGKSEVKSRLNPNGSMRALSDTSHRSSKRRACNSRSGRVTTYWTSSLITTPYGLVNSPRDIQIFRKHGIINHLGSENEVAELFMKCRELIYDLDLGYLYNEIKEVNEYCEQYYESKYSVWWRSLIRERFSSPWTCLSLFAAIILLQLTLLQTFYTVYAYYRPH; translated from the exons ATGGCTACGGGCGATAACGACAACCATCAATCTCCAGAGTGGGTCCTCAAAATCAAGTGGTACCTCGACCAAGGGCTCGCTCCTGATGCGAAGAGTACATGGACCATCGGTAAAGTCCCTGAGAAGTGGAGTTGTGTTCGCGATTCCGCATTCCATGGAGAAATGGTAGATATCGGTCCCCTCTACATATATAATCGACAGGGATTCTATAGCTATAGCTCATTCGGTAGTGATCTCAAGATGCGGTTTCTATTCCGCCTTCTGGGAGGCAAGTTGGAGCGGAGGGGAAGGGACGGAGATGTGTCGAGGACAACCGAGGGGCAGAGAGCGTCCGATGGCTGCGAACGTGATGAACACGATAATGGCGGTTGGATGGTGAAAGCCATGCTTTTGGATGACCTTGCGGAAGCCATGCAGATATTGGAGCAAAAAACGAGGGCCTGCTATTCCGAGAGTTTTGGTGACCCAAGCAGCGAGGAATTCGTGGAGATGATGGTGGTTGATGGTTGCTTCGTGGTTGAACTATTGCGCCTTTACCACCAGCGTTTCAACCCCCAG TCACCTGAGGTGGCAACTGAGTACGATCCGATTTTCACCAACCCCCAGACTCTAACAGCCCTTCGACGCGACCTCCTACTGCTTGTGAACCAACTACCTTTCTTCATTCTTGAGAAACTGTACGAGCTAATCAATAAGAAGAACGAAATTGATCATCAACACGCTGTGCCGCTGGAAGTACTCGCAGTCACCTTCTTCGACCCGCTGTTGCCCCAGCACAATGCTGCATCTAAGTTGGACACCAACAAACCCAAGGCTCATCTGCTCGATGTTTTCCGCTCTACCTTCGTCAAATCGGTGAGtgagaaagtcctcaagaaggGAAAGAGTGAAGTCAAGTCGCGGTTGAATCCCAATGGCAGTATGAGGGCCTTGTCCGACACTTCGCATCGGAGCTCCAAGAGGCGGGCATGCAATTCAAGAAGCGGAAGGGTCACGACTTACTGGACATCGAGTTTGATCACAACACCCTACGG TTTGGTCAATAGCCCCAGGGACATTCAGATCTTCCGCAAGCACGGGATCATCAATCACCTGGGAAGCGAAAACGAGGTGGCGGAACTTTTTATGAAGTGTAGAGAGCTCATTTACGATCTCGATCTGGGCTACTTGTACAACGAAATCAAGGAGGTGAATGAGTATTGCGAGCAGTACTACGAAAGCAAGTACAGCGTCTGGTGGAGAAGCCTCATCCGCGAACGTTTCAGTAGTCCGTGGAcatgcctctctctctttgctgcCATTATCCTCTTGCAGCTTACCCTCCTCCAGACGTTTTACACGGTGTACGCTTACTATCGGCCGCATTAA